In one window of Vulpes vulpes isolate BD-2025 chromosome 1, VulVul3, whole genome shotgun sequence DNA:
- the LOC112928356 gene encoding cytochrome P450 2F5, with protein sequence MDGVSTAILLGLLALAFLFLILNSRGKSQLPPGPRPLPFLGNLLQLRSQDMLTSLTKLSKEYGSVYTVYLGPRRVVVLSGYQAVKEALVDQGEDFSGRGDYPVFFNFTKGNGIAFSNGDRWKVLRRFSVQILRNFGMGKRSIEERILEEGSFLLAELRKTEGKPFDPTFVLSRSVSNIICSVIFGSRFDYDDERLLTIIRLINDNFQIMSGPWGELYNIFPSLLDWIPGPHRRLFQNFGCMKDLIARSVRDHQDSLDPSCPRDFIDCFLNKMAQEKQDPHSHFYMDTLLMTTHNLIFGGTETVGTTLRHAFLVLMKYPKVQARVQEEIDRVVGRARLPALEDRAAMPYTDAVIHEVQRFADVIPMNLPHRVIRDTPFRGFLLPKGTDIITLLNTVHYDPNQFLTPQEFNPEHFLDANQSFKKSPAFMPFSAGRRLCLGESLARMELFLYLTAILQSFSLQPLGAPEDIDLTPLSSGLGNLPRPFQLRLRTR encoded by the exons ATGGATGGTGTGAGCACAGCCATCTTGCTCGGGCTCCTGGCTCTCGCCTTTCTGTTCCTGATCCTCAATTCAAGGGGCAAGAGccagctgcccccaggccccagacCCCTCCCATTCCTGGGAAACCTGCTGCAGCTTCGCTCCCAAGACATGCTGACCTCTCTCACCAAG ctgagcaaggagtaTGGCTCGGTGTACACAGTGTACCTGGGGCCGAGACGCGTGGTGGTCCTCAGTGGGTACCAAGCCGTGAAGGAGGCCCTTGTGGACCAAGGGGAGGATTTTAGTGGCCGTGGTGACTACCCTGTCTTTTTCAACTTCACTAAGGGCAATG gCATCGCCTTCTCCAACGGGGACCGGTGGAAAGTCCTGAGGAGGTTCTCCGTCCAGATTCTGAGGAACTTCGGGATGGGGAAGAGAAGCATTGAGGAGCGGATCCTGGAGGAAGGCAGCTTCCTGCTGGCAGAGCTAAGGAAAACTGAAG GCAAGCCCTTCGACCCCACGTTTGTGCTCAGCCGCTCCGTGTCCAACATCATCTGCTCGGTGATCTTCGGCAGCCGCTTTGACTACGATGATGAGCGTCTGCTCACCATTATCCGCCTCATTAATGACAACTTCCAAATCATGAGCGGCCCCTGGGGAGAG TTGTACAACATCTTCCCGAGCCTCCTGGACTGGATACCTGGGCCACACCGGCGCCTTTTCCAGAACTTTGGGTGCATGAAAGACCTCATCGCCCGCAGCGTCCGCGACCACCAGGACTCCCTCGACCCCAGCTGTCCCCGGGACTTCATTGATTGTTTCCTCAACAAAATGGCACAA GAGAAGCAGGACCCGCACAGCCACTTCTACATGGATACCCTGCTGATGACCACACATAACCTGATCTTCGGTGGCACCGAGACCGTGGGCACCACGCTGCGCCACGCCTTCCTTGTGCTCATGAAGTACCCGAAAGTGCAAG CCCGCGTCCAGGAGGAGATCGACCGCGTGGTGGGACGCGCGCGGCTGCCGGCGCTGGAGGACCGAGCGGCCATGCCTTACACGGATGCGGTGATCCACGAGGTGCAGCGCTTCGCGGACGTCATCCCCATGAACTTGCCGCACCGCGTCATTCGGGACACACCCTTTCGCGGCTTCCTGCTACCCAAG GGCACGGATATCATCACCCTTCTTAACACAGTCCACTATGACCCCAACCAGTTCCTGACGCCCCAGGAATTCAACCCCGAGCATTTTCTGGATGCCAATCAGTCTTTCAAGAAGAGCCCTGCCTTCATGCCTTTCTCAGCTG GTCGCCGGCTGTGCCTGGGCGAGTCGCTGGCGCGCATGGAGCTCTTCCTCTACCTCACCGCCATCCTGCAGAGCTTCTCGCTGCAGCCGCTGGGGGCGCCCGAGGACATCGACCTGACGCCGCTCAGCTCCGGGCTCGGCAACCTCCCGCGGCCTTTCCAGCTGCGCCTGCGCACGCGCTGA
- the EGLN2 gene encoding prolyl hydroxylase EGLN2 isoform X1, whose amino-acid sequence MDSPCQPQPLSQALPQLPGSVSEPLEPGRARMGVESYLPCPLLPSYHRPGAPGEASAGSGTPRATATSTTASPLREGFGGQDGGELRPLQSEGAAALVTKGCQRLAAQGARPEAPKRKWAEDGGDAPAPSKRSWARQENREAEAEGEGGMGCSSGNGEASVGPREEVLPAAPERLALDYIVPCMRYYGICVKDSFLGAALGGCVLTEVEALKRSGRLRDGQLVSQRAIPPRSIRGDQIAWVEGHEPGCRSIGVLMAHVDAVIRHCAGRLGGYVINGRTKAMVACYPGNGLGYVRHVDNPHGDGRCITCIYYLNQNWDVKVHGGLLQIFPEGRPVVANIEPLFDRLLIFWSDRRNPHEVKPAYATRYAITVWYFDAKERAAAKDKYQLASGQKGVQVPVSQPTTPT is encoded by the exons ATGGACAGCCCGTGCCAGCCGCAGCCCCTGAGTCAGGCTCTTCCTCAGTTGCCGGGTTCTGTGTCAGAGCCCTTGGAGCCTGGCCGGGCCAGGATGGGGGTGGAGAGTTACCTGCCCTGTCCACTGCTACCCTCCTACCACCGCCCAGGAGCACCTGGTGAGGCCTCGGCGGGGAGTGGGACCCCCAGGGCCACAGCCACCTCCACAACAGCCAGCCCCCTGCGGGAGGGCTTCGGCGGGCAGGATGGTGGCGAGCTGCGCCCGCTGCAGAGTGAGGGCGCTGCAGCACTGGTCACCAAGGGGTGCCAGCGACTGGCCGCCCAGGGTGCCCGGCCTGAGGCCCCCAAACGGAAGTGGGCAGAGGATGGTGGGGATGCCCCAGCACCCAGCAAGCGGTCCTGGGCCAGGCAGGAGAACCGGGAGGCAGAAGCCGAAGGGGAGGGCGGCATGGGCTGCAGCAGTGGCAATGGAGAGGCCAGCGTGGGGCCGCGGGAGGAGGTGCTGCCCGCCGCACCTGAGCGTCTGGCCCTGGACTATATTGTGCCCTGCATGCGGTACTATGGCATCTGTGTCAAGGACAGCTTCTTGGGGGCGGCATTGGGTGGCTGCGTGCTGACTGAGGTGGAGGCCCTGAAGCGGAGCGGGCGCCTGCGTGACGGGCAGCTGGTGAGCCAGCGGGCTATCCCGCCACGCAGCATTCGTGGGGACCAGATTGCCTGGGTGGAAGGCCATGAGCCGGGCTGCCGAAGCATTGGGGTCCTCATGGCCCATGTGGATGCTGTGATTCGCCACTGCGCTGGGCGCCTAGGTGGCTATGTCATCAACGGGCGCACCAAG GCCATGGTGGCGTGTTACCCAGGCAACGGGCTGGGGTACGTGAGGCATGTTGACAATCCCCACGGCGATGGGCGCTGCATCACCTGTATCTATTACCTGAATCAAAACTGGGACGTCAAg GTGCATGGCGGCCTGCTGCAGATCTTCCCTGAGGGCCGGCCTGTGGTTGCCAACATCGAACCACTCTTTGATCGGTTGCTCATTTTCTGGTCTGATCGGCGGAACCCTCACGAGGTGAAACCAGCCTATGCCACCAG GTACGCCATCACTGTCTGGTATTTTGATGCTAAGGAGCGGGCAGCGGCCAAAGACAAGTATCAGCTAG CATCTGGACAGAAAGGTGTGCAAGTACCCGTGTCACAACCGACCACGCCCACCTAG
- the LOC112928293 gene encoding cytochrome P450 2F2-like isoform X1 produces the protein MMFTALLLLLLLLLLLALARRSWGARGTRTQGALPPGPTPLPLLGNLLQLESRRLDRALMELSGRWGPVFTVRLGPRPAVVLCGYAALRDALVLQADAFSGRGAVAVFERFTHGNGIVFSNGLRWRTLRNFALGALKEFGLGTRTIEERILEEAACLLGEFQATTGAPFDPRRLLGNAVSNVICSVVFGNRYGYEDPEFQRLLDLFNDNFRIMSSRWGEMYNVFPSLLDWLPGPHHRIFQNFTELRVFISEQIQRHQQTRQPGKPRDFIDCFLDQMDKEQNDPESHFQKETLVMTTHNLFFGGTETTSTTLRYGLLILLKYPEVADKVQAELDAVVGRSRTPRLGDRERLPYTNAVLHEIQRFISVLPLGLPRALTRDTHLYGYFLPKGTFVIPLLVSSHRDPTQFKDPDCFNPTNFLDDKGEFQTNDAFMPFAPGKRMCLGAGLARSEIFLFFTAILQQFCLLPVGNPANIDLSPQCTGLGNIPPAFQLRLVAR, from the exons ATGATGTTCAcggcgctgctgctgctgctgctgctgctcctgctgctggccCTAGCCAGGCGGAGTTGGGGTGCTCGGGGCACTCGGACTCAGGGGGCCCTACCCCCGGGGCCCACGCCTCTCCCACTGCTTGGGAACTTGCTGCAGCTGGAGTCTCGACGCCTGGACCGTGCGCTCATGGAG CTCTCCGGCCGCTGGGGCCCGGTGTTCACCGTGCGGCTGGGCCCGCGCCCTGCAGTGGTGCTGTGCGGCTACGCGGCGCTGCGGGACGCACTAGTGCTGCAGGCGGACGCCTTCTCCGGCCGCGGGGCCGTGGCGGTCTTCGAGCGCTTCACTCACGGAAACG gcatCGTGTTTTCCAACGGGCTGCGCTGGCGGACGCTGCGCAATTTTGCACTGGGAGCACTTAAGGAGTTCGGACTGGGAACGCGGACCATAGAGGAGCGCATCCTGGAGGAGGCGGCTTGTCTGCTTGGCGAATTTCAAGCCACCACTG GAGCACCGTTCGACCCCCGGCGGCTACTAGGTAATGCTGTATCTAACGTTATCTGTTCCGTGGTCTTTGGGAACCGCTATGGCTATGAGGACCCAGAGTTCCAGAGACTCCTGGACCTCTTCAATGACAACTTCCGCATCATGAGTTCCAGATGGGGCGAG ATGTACAAcgttttcccctccctccttgacTGGCTCCCGGGCCCACACCACCGAATCTTTCAAAACTTCACGGAGCTTCGGGTCTTCATCTCTGAGCAAATCCAGCGGCACCAGCAGACGCGGCAGCCTGGGAAGCCCCGCGACTTCATCGACTGCTTCCTCGATCAGATGGATAAG GAGCAGAATGACCCTGAGAGCCATTTCCAGAAAGAGACGCTGGTAATGACGACGCACAACCTTTTCTTCGGTGGCACAGAGACCACAAGCACCACTCTGCGCTACGGGCTCCTCATTCTGCTTAAGTACCCAGAGGTGGCAG aCAAAGTGCAGGCCGAGCTGGATGCTGTGGTAGGTCGGTCGCGCACCCCAAGGCTGGGGGACCGTGAGCGCCTGCCCTACACCAACGCCGTGCTGCATGAGATTCAGCGCTTCATCAGTGTGCTGCCATTGGGGCTGCCACGTGCCCTCACGCGTGACACCCACCTGTATGGCTACTTCCTGCCCAAG GGTACCTTTGTgattcctctgcttgtgtcttcaCATCGGGACCCCACCCAATTCAAAGACCCAGACTGCTTCAACCCCACGAATTTCCTGGACGACAAGGGCGAGTTTCAGACCAATGATGCCTTCATGCCCTTTGCCCCAG GAAAGAGGATGTGCCTGGGAGCAGGCCTGGCGCGATCGGAGATCTTCCTCTTCTTTACCGCCATCCTGCAGCAGTTCTGTTTGCTCCCAGTGGGGAACCCTGCCAACATCGACCTCAGCCCACAGTGCACTGGCCTGGGCAACATCCCCCCAGCCTTCCAGCTCCGTCTGGTGGCCCGCTGA
- the EGLN2 gene encoding prolyl hydroxylase EGLN2 isoform X2 — protein MDSPCQPQPLSQALPQLPGSVSEPLEPGRARMGVESYLPCPLLPSYHRPGAPGEASAGSGTPRATATSTTASPLREGFGGQDGGELRPLQSEGAAALVTKGCQRLAAQGARPEAPKRKWAEDGGDAPAPSKRSWARQENREAEAEGEGGMGCSSGNGEASVGPREEVLPAAPERLALDYIVPCMRYYGICVKDSFLGAALGGCVLTEVEALKRSGRLRDGQLVSQRAIPPRSIRGDQIAWVEGHEPGCRSIGVLMAHVDAVIRHCAGRLGGYVINGRTKAMVACYPGNGLGYVRHVDNPHGDGRCITCIYYLNQNWDVKVHGGLLQIFPEGRPVVANIEPLFDRLLIFWSDRRNPHEVKPAYATSIWTERCASTRVTTDHAHLGASPRVAWTDSLP, from the exons ATGGACAGCCCGTGCCAGCCGCAGCCCCTGAGTCAGGCTCTTCCTCAGTTGCCGGGTTCTGTGTCAGAGCCCTTGGAGCCTGGCCGGGCCAGGATGGGGGTGGAGAGTTACCTGCCCTGTCCACTGCTACCCTCCTACCACCGCCCAGGAGCACCTGGTGAGGCCTCGGCGGGGAGTGGGACCCCCAGGGCCACAGCCACCTCCACAACAGCCAGCCCCCTGCGGGAGGGCTTCGGCGGGCAGGATGGTGGCGAGCTGCGCCCGCTGCAGAGTGAGGGCGCTGCAGCACTGGTCACCAAGGGGTGCCAGCGACTGGCCGCCCAGGGTGCCCGGCCTGAGGCCCCCAAACGGAAGTGGGCAGAGGATGGTGGGGATGCCCCAGCACCCAGCAAGCGGTCCTGGGCCAGGCAGGAGAACCGGGAGGCAGAAGCCGAAGGGGAGGGCGGCATGGGCTGCAGCAGTGGCAATGGAGAGGCCAGCGTGGGGCCGCGGGAGGAGGTGCTGCCCGCCGCACCTGAGCGTCTGGCCCTGGACTATATTGTGCCCTGCATGCGGTACTATGGCATCTGTGTCAAGGACAGCTTCTTGGGGGCGGCATTGGGTGGCTGCGTGCTGACTGAGGTGGAGGCCCTGAAGCGGAGCGGGCGCCTGCGTGACGGGCAGCTGGTGAGCCAGCGGGCTATCCCGCCACGCAGCATTCGTGGGGACCAGATTGCCTGGGTGGAAGGCCATGAGCCGGGCTGCCGAAGCATTGGGGTCCTCATGGCCCATGTGGATGCTGTGATTCGCCACTGCGCTGGGCGCCTAGGTGGCTATGTCATCAACGGGCGCACCAAG GCCATGGTGGCGTGTTACCCAGGCAACGGGCTGGGGTACGTGAGGCATGTTGACAATCCCCACGGCGATGGGCGCTGCATCACCTGTATCTATTACCTGAATCAAAACTGGGACGTCAAg GTGCATGGCGGCCTGCTGCAGATCTTCCCTGAGGGCCGGCCTGTGGTTGCCAACATCGAACCACTCTTTGATCGGTTGCTCATTTTCTGGTCTGATCGGCGGAACCCTCACGAGGTGAAACCAGCCTATGCCACCAG CATCTGGACAGAAAGGTGTGCAAGTACCCGTGTCACAACCGACCACGCCCACCTAGGGGCCAGCCCCAGAGTTGCATGGACAGACAGCTTGCCCTGA
- the EGLN2 gene encoding prolyl hydroxylase EGLN2 isoform X3, giving the protein MDSPCQPQPLSQALPQLPGSVSEPLEPGRARMGVESYLPCPLLPSYHRPGAPGEASAGSGTPRATATSTTASPLREGFGGQDGGELRPLQSEGAAALVTKGCQRLAAQGARPEAPKRKWAEDGGDAPAPSKRSWARQENREAEAEGEGGMGCSSGNGEASVGPREEVLPAAPERLALDYIVPCMRYYGICVKDSFLGAALGGCVLTEVEALKRSGRLRDGQLVSQRAIPPRSIRGDQIAWVEGHEPGCRSIGVLMAHVDAVIRHCAGRLGGYVINGRTKHLDRKVCKYPCHNRPRPPRGQPQSCMDRQLALTSGEPLAPCCRPSSPPVLVPAPFLPPLLLPALPLSCLVWRAPSDAEDQGGGETSAALGWGLRW; this is encoded by the exons ATGGACAGCCCGTGCCAGCCGCAGCCCCTGAGTCAGGCTCTTCCTCAGTTGCCGGGTTCTGTGTCAGAGCCCTTGGAGCCTGGCCGGGCCAGGATGGGGGTGGAGAGTTACCTGCCCTGTCCACTGCTACCCTCCTACCACCGCCCAGGAGCACCTGGTGAGGCCTCGGCGGGGAGTGGGACCCCCAGGGCCACAGCCACCTCCACAACAGCCAGCCCCCTGCGGGAGGGCTTCGGCGGGCAGGATGGTGGCGAGCTGCGCCCGCTGCAGAGTGAGGGCGCTGCAGCACTGGTCACCAAGGGGTGCCAGCGACTGGCCGCCCAGGGTGCCCGGCCTGAGGCCCCCAAACGGAAGTGGGCAGAGGATGGTGGGGATGCCCCAGCACCCAGCAAGCGGTCCTGGGCCAGGCAGGAGAACCGGGAGGCAGAAGCCGAAGGGGAGGGCGGCATGGGCTGCAGCAGTGGCAATGGAGAGGCCAGCGTGGGGCCGCGGGAGGAGGTGCTGCCCGCCGCACCTGAGCGTCTGGCCCTGGACTATATTGTGCCCTGCATGCGGTACTATGGCATCTGTGTCAAGGACAGCTTCTTGGGGGCGGCATTGGGTGGCTGCGTGCTGACTGAGGTGGAGGCCCTGAAGCGGAGCGGGCGCCTGCGTGACGGGCAGCTGGTGAGCCAGCGGGCTATCCCGCCACGCAGCATTCGTGGGGACCAGATTGCCTGGGTGGAAGGCCATGAGCCGGGCTGCCGAAGCATTGGGGTCCTCATGGCCCATGTGGATGCTGTGATTCGCCACTGCGCTGGGCGCCTAGGTGGCTATGTCATCAACGGGCGCACCAAG CATCTGGACAGAAAGGTGTGCAAGTACCCGTGTCACAACCGACCACGCCCACCTAGGGGCCAGCCCCAGAGTTGCATGGACAGACAGCTTGCCCTGACTTCGGGAGAGCCTTTGGCCCCGTGCTGCAGGCCCAGCAGCCCACCAGTCTTGGTGCCTGCTCCTTTTCTGCCACCGCTGCTGCTTCCAGCTTTGCCTCTGTCCTGCCTGGTGTGGAGGGCTCCGTCTGACGCTGAGGaccaaggaggaggagaaacctCTGCTGCCCTGGGTTGGGGGCTGAGGTGGTGA
- the LOC112928293 gene encoding cytochrome P450 2F2-like isoform X2 produces MMFTALLLLLLLLLLLALARRSWGARGTRTQGALPPGPTPLPLLGNLLQLESRRLDRALMELSGRWGPVFTVRLGPRPAVVLCGYAALRDALVLQADAFSGRGAVAVFERFTHGNGAPFDPRRLLGNAVSNVICSVVFGNRYGYEDPEFQRLLDLFNDNFRIMSSRWGEMYNVFPSLLDWLPGPHHRIFQNFTELRVFISEQIQRHQQTRQPGKPRDFIDCFLDQMDKEQNDPESHFQKETLVMTTHNLFFGGTETTSTTLRYGLLILLKYPEVADKVQAELDAVVGRSRTPRLGDRERLPYTNAVLHEIQRFISVLPLGLPRALTRDTHLYGYFLPKGTFVIPLLVSSHRDPTQFKDPDCFNPTNFLDDKGEFQTNDAFMPFAPGKRMCLGAGLARSEIFLFFTAILQQFCLLPVGNPANIDLSPQCTGLGNIPPAFQLRLVAR; encoded by the exons ATGATGTTCAcggcgctgctgctgctgctgctgctgctcctgctgctggccCTAGCCAGGCGGAGTTGGGGTGCTCGGGGCACTCGGACTCAGGGGGCCCTACCCCCGGGGCCCACGCCTCTCCCACTGCTTGGGAACTTGCTGCAGCTGGAGTCTCGACGCCTGGACCGTGCGCTCATGGAG CTCTCCGGCCGCTGGGGCCCGGTGTTCACCGTGCGGCTGGGCCCGCGCCCTGCAGTGGTGCTGTGCGGCTACGCGGCGCTGCGGGACGCACTAGTGCTGCAGGCGGACGCCTTCTCCGGCCGCGGGGCCGTGGCGGTCTTCGAGCGCTTCACTCACGGAAACG GAGCACCGTTCGACCCCCGGCGGCTACTAGGTAATGCTGTATCTAACGTTATCTGTTCCGTGGTCTTTGGGAACCGCTATGGCTATGAGGACCCAGAGTTCCAGAGACTCCTGGACCTCTTCAATGACAACTTCCGCATCATGAGTTCCAGATGGGGCGAG ATGTACAAcgttttcccctccctccttgacTGGCTCCCGGGCCCACACCACCGAATCTTTCAAAACTTCACGGAGCTTCGGGTCTTCATCTCTGAGCAAATCCAGCGGCACCAGCAGACGCGGCAGCCTGGGAAGCCCCGCGACTTCATCGACTGCTTCCTCGATCAGATGGATAAG GAGCAGAATGACCCTGAGAGCCATTTCCAGAAAGAGACGCTGGTAATGACGACGCACAACCTTTTCTTCGGTGGCACAGAGACCACAAGCACCACTCTGCGCTACGGGCTCCTCATTCTGCTTAAGTACCCAGAGGTGGCAG aCAAAGTGCAGGCCGAGCTGGATGCTGTGGTAGGTCGGTCGCGCACCCCAAGGCTGGGGGACCGTGAGCGCCTGCCCTACACCAACGCCGTGCTGCATGAGATTCAGCGCTTCATCAGTGTGCTGCCATTGGGGCTGCCACGTGCCCTCACGCGTGACACCCACCTGTATGGCTACTTCCTGCCCAAG GGTACCTTTGTgattcctctgcttgtgtcttcaCATCGGGACCCCACCCAATTCAAAGACCCAGACTGCTTCAACCCCACGAATTTCCTGGACGACAAGGGCGAGTTTCAGACCAATGATGCCTTCATGCCCTTTGCCCCAG GAAAGAGGATGTGCCTGGGAGCAGGCCTGGCGCGATCGGAGATCTTCCTCTTCTTTACCGCCATCCTGCAGCAGTTCTGTTTGCTCCCAGTGGGGAACCCTGCCAACATCGACCTCAGCCCACAGTGCACTGGCCTGGGCAACATCCCCCCAGCCTTCCAGCTCCGTCTGGTGGCCCGCTGA